The Vicia villosa cultivar HV-30 ecotype Madison, WI unplaced genomic scaffold, Vvil1.0 ctg.000244F_1_1_2_unsc, whole genome shotgun sequence genome includes the window CATGCTTACACAAGTCCAAAAGGTTCAAGTTACATATGgttttatccaatcttttctcagTTCTAAGCATACCTCTTCTACCATTGCACCAAGTACAAAAATTTCCTAGGGTTGGAAGATGAATGAGATTATTACTATCAGTCCAGTTGAAGAAATCAGAAATAGGAATCTTAGAGGGAGTATGACTGCCTCTGTGCTCCTCATTACTTACAATAGCATTGAAGTCACCAATGTAAGACCAAGGAATATTAGGAATAGTGATATTACTAAGCTTAGACCACAAGCTTCTTCTACTAATATAGTTAGTGGAAGCATACACAGCAGAGAAACAAAAATCAGTACCATTATGACTAATTTTAAAAGAAACCTGTTGATCATCAATGTCAACCAGGAGAGGGTCCAGATTTATTTTACAGAAACACCAGAAATCAGGCAATTGATTATTTCTATTATTAGAGGCAAAAAATTTTAGATCACACCTGGATAGCCAGCTTTTGGGGAAAGAGTCAAAGTTCATCCAAGGTTTTGCAATGAAGACAAAATATGGAGAATTCTTATTGATCAACTTCTTGAGAGATACTCTAGAAGCATTATTGGCTACTTCTCTAATATTCCAATAGAGGCAGTTCATTGATGAAAATTAGGTTGACTAGACGAATGTCTAGTGTGAGCAAGAGTCAGAGCTTTTTTGCCTTTCCTCCTCTTAGATGTAACCAGTTTGAAATCCTTTTCTTGAATAAGATccacgccattatcatcttccttatccttttcAGCCATGTTTGCCCATGATTCCATTAGAAAATCtgtaatttgttttttatgtgtCTCATCAAGTTGTGTCTCAGGAACTTGTTCCTCCAATTGGGTCGAATCAATATACTCACAGTCTGTGTGTCCTTCATCTTTAGGAGAAGGTCTGCTAACATAATTAACAACTACAAAGCTTGTAACCACAACATTATGAGTGTGCTTAGGGTCATAGGTTTCTCCCACATTGAAGTTATGACCTTCCTTAGTCTTTTCCAATTCAGGATCTTTACCAGTCCATTCACCTGGAGTTTCAGTATCCACCACTTCAATGACCTTTTTTCCTTTTGAGTCTACACCTTTCTTATTCTTTCTATCTTCACCAGCTCCCTTTAGAACTGTCTCCATTATTTTGCAAGAAGATATGTTGTGTCCAATGCATGAGCATTAAGAGCAAAATTCATGGACTTTTTCATACTCTATTTCCACAAAGAAAGCAAATCCCACCCTTTCAACCAAGAGTTTGTAAACGGATTCCTTTGTTAGATCTAAATCCACTAATACCCTGACAAAATGTCCAAAGGGTCTTTCAAAGGCCGACTTGTTTGAAGCAGAATCCATGCAAATAGGCGTTCCAATACTATTTACAATTGCAAATACTATTCTTGGTCGCCAATATTCCTGAGAAAGGCCATGTATTCTAATCCAGACCTGTGCAGAAGTTTGTTTCAGGGTCGAAGGAATGAAATCCTTGGTCCAAGGAAAAAGCTTCAAGACTCCCTGTACTATGGACCAGACACTCACAGACCTGACACGCTAAACATCTTCCAGCGAAGAGAAGACAAACTCAAAAAAACCTTTTCCAAGAGAAGTTATGCCCCATTTGCCAATAGACGGTCAGAGCTCCAAAAGTTTGGTTCTTAAGGTCGTCACTATTAAAGGAACCGCCCCTTTTGACCAGATGACTCTTCCATGTAGGTTGTGCTTACAAGCCTCCACTCCAAGCTTATACTCATCTTCAGGAATGGTGATTGCTAATCTATCTCCTTTAAGGCAAGGTGTAGGGAATTGGCTCAAAGGAATGTCACATACATTGTTTAAAACCACAGAAGCAAAGGATTTCACACGATTTTGTTCAATCGTGTTTTTCGTTTCTGAATTATTTGTTACCTTCAAATGTGCATTGGCTTCAGGGAAGAGGACATCTACATCCATGGCTGAGATTATGGAGAAAGAGGGgggaaggagagagagagagaggagaggagAAAGACGCGATGCGTTGCTACCACCGTGAAAGAGCCGTTATCGGCGAGGAAAGCCGTTAACGGTCATTTTACACAAACATGAATTTGATTtttgctttctaaaaaaaaaatagaaacaaagacacacacacacacacacacatatatacacacatatatatatatatatatatatatatatatatatatatatatgtatattagtACACATCATAAAAAGTGTTTGTGGTTGATAAAGGGATAACCCAAAAGTGTAATctaaatataataacaaaaagTTAGAATCAAAATACAAATACATCATCAAATACTACTGGGTATGACGGATGATGAGTCGGCCTGTCCCCTTCGAGGTGTCTCTCTGCTGCCTCTTGTAAAACAGAACCTCCCGAGCCCAGGCTTCTATAAAACAGAGCCTCTGTAATGATGGCATCCATAACACCTCAAACATTGAATCCATCAGGAAACATATCTCTATCAACACCATTCCGCGCAATCTCCATGATACGATGACACCTAGACAACACATAATTGGCATGATCTACCCTAGACTGCTCCTCTTTTAAGATCTTCTGATGAACTGGACTTGGTGGATTCCATGGAGCATCCTGTACCATGAATGGATGGGACACCCGGAAGAGCCATATAATGTAACCGTACTCGTAGCTCCAGCCGTCTGGTGCTACGGTGCTCCAGGCCTCATCGGGAAAAAAGATGAATCTCAAAATCATCAAACAAATTAACAAAGCATTCATATCACTCCGTTTCACCGTCAGAGGAGCATATACAGTAGGATCCCGAGGAATGGTTCGGGTGAACTCGAATTGACGCATAACCCGCTCAGGCATATAAACAACCGTCTTGCGAATCTCGCAGGCCAACCAACCCGTAAACAACACAACCTCGTCAAATGGTATCGTCACATGGTGGTTGATTTATGAATAAAAGTGTATGTCCTCATGCACCAGCCGATCAATGTAAATCCGTAACGACTTTATCCCTTGGTTCCCTCGGAGCGGGTCGTATGCGCAGGCATGCGCCTTATCTTCAGTATAACTCATAGCAAGTAACCAACCTGAGATGCGGGGGGAAGTGTTGTAGGATCCATCCCAGAAATAGGAAAATTAAATAGTTAGTTCTGGTTCCTGCTGCGATTACAGAAATACGTTAATGGTTTCCTTGTCCCCAAATGAGCTCATAAAAAACCCATTGGTTATGAAAATGACATTGCCATCACCTTTCTAATGATTTCTAATATTGATAAAAAACTACAAAGTTTCAATTTCTAATATAAATCACACATTTGAGTGGATTTTAAATAAACTATAAAAAGTTCAAAAACAACTTAgttgattgattgtggttgattttCCTTGATTGATTGTGGTTTGATGCTTGAGAGACTGGTGCTTGATGATTTCTAACAACTTGGGTTGCAAATGTGGTTGATTTGGTGAAAATGAGATTGAGAGAGTTTTAgtgtgttttgtgttttttttttttgttttgaaagtgaTACTATAATGGGAAGGGAAGAGACAATACGCCTTTTAGGTAGTCCACAAACTGAAAATATATTTTCGGTTCTAAACTGTAGTTATATTTTCGATTAGTACCCAACTCTTCCAACGTAATTCATGTCTAATATAATGcgaaccaaaaatatatttttcagttTTCAAAGACATTTTTAAAATTTCGCGTGGTGCGCTAAAAAGCATGGGGTGGAATAAgaaatgttattattttttcattttcttttcagCCCAAATTTAACGGGCCAAACCAAAACCCACAAATTACATTTTCCACAACCTAACCAAAACCTCACTCATCATCCCCTTTCCTTCCTTTTCggccaaaattaaaaaaattcagaaaatcCCCTTTCCTTCTTCTCGACGACAAAAGATAGAGAGAGAATCGAAATATGGCAACAGCTGAACCACTCGTTGAAGGCTCCACGGCAGAGGAAGTGGCGGCGGTTCCAGTTCCGGCGCCGGAGGTAGGGTTAAAGCACAAACTAGAAAGAAGATGGACTTTCTGGTTCGATAACCAATCCAAACCTAAACAAGGCGCCGCCTGGGGAACCACTCTTCGCAAAGTTTACACCTTTGACACCGTCGAAGAATTCTGGTGGTACGTTATCTTCTTACTCTCCTTAAATTCATTGCGTTTTCGTTGAATTTAAGCTCGGAATATGAAATATTCGTTTTCAATTTGATATagaaaatgtaattttttttctagATCTTAGGAGTAAGAAACTTAAGGCATCTATGTTACATTTGAAGATTCAGGTTTTGGTAAATGCTGATTTGGGAATTTTGTAGTTTGCATGATCAGATATTCAAGCCCAGTAAATTGCCTGGTAATGCTGATTTTCACTTGTTCAAGGATGGGGTTGAACCGAAGTGGGAAGATCCAGAGTGTGCCAGTGGAGGGAAGTGGACTCTCACCAGCAAGGGGAAGGGAAATCTTGATACCATGTGGCTTGAAACTGTAATTTGTTTATCATTACTGAGCTGTTTTTATGTTTAagggatatatatataagggGTGATTTGGTAGTTATGATTGTTGTTTTGCGACTAATTATGGTGGTTTTGTTAATAGTTGATGGCTTTGATTGGGGAGCAGTTTGGAGATTCTGAGGATATTTGTGGTGTAGTTGCGAGTGTACGCCAGTGGCAGGATAAGCTTTCGTTGTGGACAAAAACGGCAGCAAATGAGTCTGTTCAGGTTTGATTGTTATTCTTATGAATGATAATTGTTGCTTGCAAATTTATATGCTATTGTATTTTGTGTTATCGAAAACTGTTATTGTTATAACCAGACAATGGCATGCGTGAGCAAGCCTTCTTACAGTTTAACTAAGAGTGTGTCTGGATATCAATGTGAGGGATGTATCAATGGTGAATGTTGAGGGAAGTATCAATGGTGAATGTTGTTTTTTTTAGACTTAAAGTGTGTTTGGATAAACAGTTTAACTAAGCATTTATTCAATAAGCTATTCTAGGGTGCCTAATTAAGATTTATTCAGTAACATTTTTCTGTTAAATTTATTGAAATGTAAGCTAAAAAACAACTTACGAACATGTCATTAAGTTTTCTTTAATATCTATCCATACACTAATGTAACTTAATGTCATAAATAAATAATCTCAAATAAGCTCTTTGAAATGCCCTCTTAGAGCATGTTAGTAACTGTTTCATCTTGAATTTGTGAATGTATCATATACGTTTTAGTTCCAGATTTGTGATGGCACTATGCAAGTTCCTTCCCTGAAGTCATCTGTGTACTCATGTGTAGTCAATAGCTGCTAGCCGCTATGCAAAATTCCATAGCAATGCGGTTTTGCCCTCAACTTATAGCTGTCCTCGCTATTTTTTGGGCTTTTTTTGCCTATTCTCCTTTAAATTTTGATTGGTGACAAAATAGGACCCATATGTCTTGTCATTTCCTCTCTTCCGAATGGGATTCATCTCCCCCCTCACCTTGGAGATGTTAAGAAATATGGGTTGGCCTAACTGAATCATATAAAACCGACTTGTAGGGTGAGAATTGTCTCCACTTATAAACTCATGTTCAGACCATATTGTCCGACGTGAGACTTTTAACACACCCCTCGACTAAACATTTGGAGTGTGGAAATAAATGATGGTTggtccgatagcggaaaccaaATAGTAGGTGGCCCCATGGATCTTAAACCTATGATATCATGGTAAGAAATGTGGTTTGGCCTAACTTAGTCATACAAAACCGATTTGTAAGGTAAAAATTGTCTCTATTTATAAACACATGTTCAGACCATATATTGCTGATTTGAGAAACAAAACTTATTTGCTTTATATTGATTTGGATAATGGCAGTAATGAACTTTTATCTTtagttataaatatttatttaatgttgtGTTTCTATTTTTTAGCTTTTGTCTTGTATATATGGTTTAAATTTCTTGTATTGTTTCCCTAAAATTTGGCCCAGCATTCATACCACTCCCAGCTATACCGCCACCCGATGTCATCCCGTAGTTCATAGGGTCTGACATTTTTTTTGAGACATTAGGATATGACATTTGATATAAactttttgttttgaaatttatATTGCAGATGAGCATCGGAAGAAAGTGGAAGGAAATCATTGATGTTAGCGACAAGATGACATATAACTTTCATGTAAACTTCTGCTCATAATGATTTTTAAATGGCCAATGCATAAATATCTGCTATTCTTACATGTTTAAATGTTACAGGAAGATGCTAAAACTCGAGGTGCAAAGGCTCGATACACCGTGTAAATGCTACCAGAGCTTTTTTCCGCATGTGCTGCTGGCAATGCT containing:
- the LOC131625817 gene encoding eukaryotic translation initiation factor; protein product: MATAEPLVEGSTAEEVAAVPVPAPEVGLKHKLERRWTFWFDNQSKPKQGAAWGTTLRKVYTFDTVEEFWCLHDQIFKPSKLPGNADFHLFKDGVEPKWEDPECASGGKWTLTSKGKGNLDTMWLETLMALIGEQFGDSEDICGVVASVRQWQDKLSLWTKTAANESVQMSIGRKWKEIIDVSDKMTYNFHEDAKTRGAKARYTV